From one Nitrospira sp. MA-1 genomic stretch:
- a CDS encoding antibiotic biosynthesis monooxygenase, with product MVLVISRFKVANGLEGDVVEAFQKRPRLVEAVPGFLGMEVYTPHSDQTIFHLVTRWTDRETFHAWHKSPDHRLSHGMLPTGLKLDPTVTQILELERLPQTGPQGGLQDFLGDSILLLEKFLNQTDTIVYCVMTPDGRIQVYNDVLLTKLNVSRAELQTKFIWEFLTDPDQKHLRDILEDGISSHSNRMRLNFLDSSGIPHTLDCLVQKNSADTTILIGEEPEKFNQRAFVELMQIQNEMTVKMREEVKSGNKLSENNSYLNQLVTERTKDLVYHQEQLRAMLVKLALVEQFERQNLANDLHDYLAQMLIACRLKLGQIDHKLTPPSHSKVIQEVDGMIDQSLTFTRTLISDLNPSILQHHGLLTALKYLSEDMQRFGLTVASPETILPVKVAEDISIVVYKTVRELLLNVLKHAGVTTASIHWECPSEHVLLIRVSDSGKGFDPETRQLEQERGHLGLFFYRERIRALKGQFDITSSAKMGTTITIIVPPSP from the coding sequence ATGGTTTTAGTCATATCACGATTTAAGGTGGCAAACGGACTTGAAGGGGACGTGGTCGAAGCCTTTCAAAAGCGCCCGCGATTGGTTGAGGCCGTTCCGGGCTTTTTAGGGATGGAAGTCTACACGCCTCACTCAGACCAAACGATTTTCCATTTGGTGACTCGTTGGACGGATCGGGAAACCTTTCACGCCTGGCATAAAAGCCCGGACCATCGCCTTTCTCACGGCATGCTCCCCACAGGACTGAAGCTGGACCCCACCGTGACGCAAATCCTTGAACTGGAGCGTCTCCCACAAACGGGGCCACAGGGCGGACTACAGGATTTTCTGGGCGACTCGATCCTGCTCCTGGAAAAATTCCTCAACCAGACAGATACCATTGTGTATTGCGTCATGACCCCTGATGGACGGATTCAGGTCTACAATGACGTCCTCTTGACCAAACTCAATGTGTCCAGAGCGGAATTGCAGACAAAATTTATCTGGGAATTTCTTACTGATCCGGACCAAAAGCACCTGCGCGATATCCTTGAAGATGGGATCTCCAGCCACAGCAATCGGATGCGACTTAATTTCCTCGATTCGTCCGGAATCCCTCATACACTGGACTGTTTGGTGCAGAAGAATTCTGCTGACACCACCATTCTCATCGGGGAAGAACCGGAAAAGTTCAACCAGAGGGCATTCGTGGAACTCATGCAGATTCAAAACGAAATGACGGTCAAAATGCGAGAGGAAGTAAAAAGCGGGAACAAACTGTCGGAAAATAATTCATATTTGAATCAGCTGGTGACCGAACGGACAAAAGACCTGGTTTACCATCAGGAACAATTGCGTGCCATGTTGGTGAAGTTAGCCCTTGTCGAACAATTCGAACGTCAAAATTTGGCAAATGATTTACACGATTATCTCGCCCAAATGCTCATCGCCTGCAGACTCAAGCTCGGGCAAATAGACCATAAGCTCACTCCTCCGTCACATTCCAAGGTGATTCAGGAAGTTGACGGAATGATCGATCAATCATTGACGTTCACCCGAACACTGATCTCTGATTTAAACCCGTCCATACTCCAGCACCATGGTTTACTCACTGCCCTCAAATATCTTTCCGAAGACATGCAGCGCTTTGGTTTAACCGTGGCAAGCCCTGAGACGATCCTACCGGTGAAGGTGGCGGAAGATATCAGCATCGTAGTTTATAAAACAGTGCGAGAGTTACTGCTCAACGTGTTAAAACATGCAGGAGTTACCACCGCATCGATACATTGGGAATGCCCTTCGGAACATGTTCTCCTGATAAGGGTGAGTGACTCCGGAAAGGGGTTTGATCCGGAAACCCGGCAACTTGAACAAGAACGGGGACATCTTGGCCTCTTCTTTTACCGGGAACGCATAAGGGCGTTAAAGGGACAATTTGATATTACTTCCAGCGCGAAAATGGGAACGACCATCACCATCATCGTTCCTCCATCCCCGTAA
- a CDS encoding cobalamin-dependent protein (Presence of a B(12) (cobalamin)-binding domain implies dependence on cobalamin itself, in one of its several forms, or in some unusual lineages, dependence on a cobalamin-like analog.): MKDIQTHDRHRLAEKIRFLERDVIEVITTTFLQQHPETKEQGEVAKNHCITDARYHLTFLRTAIEFGNKDTFRQYLRWTTKVLQTRNIPQHVLQRFLEHISHALEPHLTEPEKTVVRSHLLETPESEPPEPQTPARSTTPIALHQEVFLQALLAGDRHAARTIALEAFSSTRSLSDVYVELFQESLYKIGSLWEANHISVAQEHVATAITQYVMANLYTCVTPAQPLQGKGIVTGVEGELHQIGPHMVADMLELQGWDIRFLGVNVPHQSILQLIKDFRPTLVGISATMVLKVPTVRDLIRDIRNHFPPAATPRILVGGSAFRALPDVYRDIGADAFAYDLRSLTALLP, encoded by the coding sequence ATGAAAGACATTCAAACACACGACCGGCACCGGCTTGCAGAAAAAATTCGATTTCTTGAACGAGACGTCATTGAGGTCATCACGACCACATTTCTCCAACAACATCCCGAGACCAAAGAACAGGGAGAAGTTGCCAAAAACCACTGTATCACCGATGCACGCTACCACTTGACCTTTCTCAGAACGGCCATTGAATTTGGAAACAAGGACACATTCAGACAATATCTGCGTTGGACGACAAAGGTGCTCCAGACAAGAAACATTCCGCAACATGTGTTACAGCGATTTTTGGAACACATTTCTCATGCATTGGAACCCCACCTGACCGAGCCCGAAAAAACAGTCGTTCGGTCCCATTTGTTGGAGACCCCAGAATCGGAACCACCAGAACCTCAAACCCCCGCACGCTCAACAACTCCCATAGCACTCCATCAGGAGGTTTTCCTTCAAGCTCTTTTGGCCGGTGACCGCCATGCGGCCAGAACGATCGCGCTTGAGGCCTTTTCAAGTACCCGCTCTCTCTCGGATGTGTATGTGGAGCTCTTTCAAGAATCGTTGTATAAGATAGGCAGCCTTTGGGAAGCCAATCACATTTCCGTCGCTCAAGAACACGTGGCCACCGCCATCACCCAATATGTCATGGCCAATTTATATACGTGTGTGACACCTGCCCAACCCTTGCAAGGGAAAGGGATCGTCACCGGCGTAGAAGGTGAACTGCATCAAATCGGACCCCACATGGTCGCAGATATGCTGGAATTGCAGGGATGGGATATTCGATTTTTAGGGGTGAATGTTCCTCATCAATCTATCCTCCAATTGATTAAGGATTTCCGACCGACTCTCGTCGGAATTTCCGCAACCATGGTTTTAAAAGTTCCGACCGTGAGAGATTTGATCAGGGACATTCGAAACCATTTCCCCCCCGCTGCCACTCCCCGCATCCTGGTTGGAGGATCAGCCTTTCGTGCACTTCCGGATGTGTATCGGGATATAGGCGCCGATGCGTTTGCGTATGATTTACGGTCCTTAACGGCACTATTACCTTAA
- a CDS encoding PepSY domain-containing protein, which translates to MNKQLITGVMAITFTLSVNPAWALFGDDKAELLQGTKVTLVEAVQTALTNVKGKAFNAELEKEDGKTVFEVKVIDETGAAREIYVDAQTGEVLKIEKD; encoded by the coding sequence ATGAACAAGCAGCTTATTACGGGTGTAATGGCCATCACTTTCACTCTATCGGTTAACCCAGCCTGGGCGTTGTTCGGAGATGATAAGGCAGAATTACTTCAGGGCACCAAAGTTACCTTAGTCGAGGCCGTCCAAACCGCTCTAACCAATGTAAAGGGAAAGGCATTTAATGCAGAGCTGGAAAAGGAAGACGGCAAAACGGTATTCGAGGTTAAAGTCATCGATGAGACAGGAGCCGCAAGAGAAATCTACGTGGATGCCCAAACAGGAGAGGTTCTCAAAATTGAAAAGGACTAA
- a CDS encoding YtxH domain-containing protein: protein MRHHESDVVDGKLLGVFAMGLIIGSVATLLLSPQSGRDSREQIRDYVRRKGEDWSDLQEKTVETYQDIVSGTHKGLAEIQETIREAVHAGMDEFRKEWKDVKNNR from the coding sequence ATGCGTCACCATGAATCAGATGTCGTAGATGGAAAGCTGTTAGGTGTATTTGCCATGGGCTTAATTATTGGATCTGTTGCCACATTACTACTTTCTCCTCAGTCGGGACGGGACTCGCGGGAGCAAATTCGTGATTATGTTCGTCGAAAAGGAGAAGATTGGAGTGATTTGCAAGAAAAAACTGTTGAGACCTATCAAGACATCGTGTCCGGCACGCATAAGGGATTGGCAGAGATTCAGGAGACGATAAGAGAGGCAGTCCATGCCGGAATGGATGAATTTCGTAAGGAATGGAAGGACGTCAAAAACAATCGATAG
- a CDS encoding SDR family oxidoreductase, protein MKPRLLVTGGAGFLGNHLLRRANQFVAAGTLHATPSISLPGVTFHVCDLQNPEEVRVLMDRVQPDVIIHTACSEQGKGIEAILPAAGLLAMQSVERNIRFIHLSTDQVFDGTSAPYTEESPTNPINPYGKAKAQAEELIRSLNPKATIVRTSLLYDLRTPDRQTTRLIESTKTGEQYRLFIDELRCPIWVENLAELLLEVATKDVPGLVHLGGPESLNRWELGMGLLRHFGVTQTSNIQKGTIEESGLCRPKNLTMDSSRSERLLKKPRVSLQEARKMTVTSER, encoded by the coding sequence ATGAAACCACGTCTCCTCGTCACCGGCGGAGCGGGCTTTTTAGGGAATCACCTCCTTCGTCGGGCCAATCAATTTGTCGCAGCCGGAACGCTGCACGCCACGCCCTCCATATCCCTTCCCGGTGTGACGTTTCACGTCTGTGATCTCCAAAACCCTGAGGAAGTTCGAGTCCTCATGGATCGGGTGCAACCGGACGTCATTATTCACACCGCCTGCTCGGAACAGGGAAAAGGAATTGAAGCGATCCTCCCTGCAGCAGGACTCCTCGCCATGCAATCAGTAGAACGAAACATTCGTTTCATTCACCTTTCGACTGATCAAGTCTTTGATGGGACTTCCGCGCCCTATACCGAAGAAAGCCCCACGAATCCCATCAATCCCTACGGTAAGGCCAAAGCCCAGGCGGAAGAACTCATCCGCTCCCTGAATCCGAAGGCCACCATCGTCCGCACTTCGTTGCTCTATGATTTGCGCACACCGGACCGCCAGACGACCCGCTTAATCGAGTCCACAAAAACCGGCGAACAGTATCGCTTGTTTATAGATGAACTTCGCTGTCCCATCTGGGTGGAAAATCTTGCCGAACTGTTACTGGAAGTCGCCACCAAAGATGTGCCAGGACTCGTACATCTCGGAGGTCCTGAAAGCCTGAACAGGTGGGAATTGGGGATGGGATTGCTCCGGCACTTTGGAGTCACACAGACATCGAATATTCAAAAGGGAACAATCGAGGAATCCGGATTGTGCCGCCCCAAAAACCTCACCATGGACTCCTCCCGATCCGAACGGCTCCTCAAAAAACCAAGGGTTTCTCTACAAGAAGCCCGCAAGATGACCGTCACCTCTGAAAGGTAA
- a CDS encoding GntG family PLP-dependent aldolase produces MQKIDLRSDTVTKPTPAMREAMAQAEVGDDVYGEDPTVNRLEAMAADMLGKEAAVYVPSGVMGNQLALRLHTRPGDEVIVDSTSHLIRYEGGSASSLSGVQLCCVPGDRGRLSPELVKAAIRPKGLHNPPSTLVCLEQTHNVGGGSIYSLETINRIAEVARTHGLALHLDGARLFNAVVATGVAAADYSRPFDTVSFCLSKGLGAPIGSLVVSDTARVQTLRRLRKVFGGGMRQVGILAAAGVYALENHIARLAEDHANAHYLATLLEDIPGVVVDVKAVETNMVMFQVPRSSKTTDVLLADCLEAGVLLNAMGDRAFRVVTHLDVNHEDMVAAGRIFRRVFSATE; encoded by the coding sequence ATGCAAAAAATTGATTTACGTAGCGACACCGTGACGAAACCGACACCGGCCATGCGAGAAGCGATGGCTCAGGCTGAAGTGGGCGATGATGTGTATGGAGAAGATCCGACCGTGAATCGCTTGGAAGCCATGGCTGCGGATATGTTAGGCAAGGAGGCCGCAGTGTATGTTCCATCAGGGGTGATGGGCAATCAATTGGCCCTCCGGTTACATACGCGGCCCGGTGATGAAGTGATCGTTGACAGTACATCCCATCTCATTCGCTATGAAGGTGGATCGGCGTCTTCACTCTCCGGTGTCCAATTGTGTTGTGTGCCGGGTGATCGTGGACGCCTGTCGCCGGAATTGGTCAAGGCGGCCATTCGGCCAAAGGGTCTTCATAATCCTCCATCCACCTTGGTGTGTCTTGAACAGACACATAATGTGGGTGGAGGATCGATTTATTCATTGGAGACCATCAATCGAATTGCAGAGGTGGCCCGTACCCATGGCCTGGCCCTGCATTTGGATGGCGCTCGATTGTTTAATGCAGTGGTCGCAACCGGGGTGGCGGCGGCTGACTATTCTCGTCCTTTCGATACGGTGTCCTTTTGCTTGTCGAAAGGTTTGGGGGCTCCCATTGGGTCGCTGGTGGTGTCGGATACTGCACGAGTTCAAACATTGCGCCGCCTTCGCAAAGTGTTTGGCGGAGGAATGCGGCAGGTGGGAATTTTGGCCGCGGCCGGTGTGTATGCACTTGAGAACCATATTGCCCGATTAGCTGAGGATCATGCGAATGCGCATTACCTGGCGACTCTGTTGGAGGACATTCCCGGCGTGGTGGTGGATGTTAAGGCGGTGGAGACCAATATGGTAATGTTTCAGGTCCCTCGTTCCTCGAAAACGACCGACGTGTTATTAGCTGACTGCCTGGAGGCCGGAGTCCTGCTGAATGCCATGGGAGATCGGGCGTTTCGGGTGGTAACGCATTTGGATGTTAATCATGAAGACATGGTCGCCGCGGGTCGGATCTTCAGGCGTGTTTTTTCAGCCACGGAGTGA
- a CDS encoding YifB family Mg chelatase-like AAA ATPase — translation MLAKIQSVGLVGLDANLIEIEVDIGGGLPQFSIVGLPDATVRESRDRVRSALKNTGFHFPAKKITVNLAPAGLKKEGAGLELGIAIGILVAEGVLSQEEVMSYIFVGELALDGRIKAVPGALSMAIATHHPFSLILPHDNASQAAVVDHATVFGVSTLPQVVEFLQGSLTFLPAKNTFSIGQAGPSSIEEDFADVVGQYQAKRALEVAAAGGHNLLMVGPPGSGKTMLAQRLTGILPPMSFQECLEASQVHSVAGNLPPHAALLANRPFRAPHHTISEAGLVGGGSIPRPGEVSLAHHGVLFLDEALEFKRSLLDSLRQPLENGTVTLTRAHASLTFPARLMLIVAMNPCPCGYCGDPTHECVCTPYHIQRYRSRLSGPLLDRLDIHIEVPAVPVKELSGRTIGESSSKIRDRVIRARHRQIDRYRAEHTLNNAQLKPRLLKKYCQLDQAGNTLLDQAVTRLGLSARAYGRILRVARTIADLGESVMISSTHVAEAIQYRTLDRPILA, via the coding sequence ATGTTAGCCAAAATTCAAAGTGTGGGATTGGTGGGATTAGACGCTAATCTCATTGAAATTGAGGTGGATATAGGCGGTGGCCTCCCGCAATTTTCCATCGTGGGACTACCGGATGCGACTGTTCGTGAAAGTCGAGACCGGGTTCGATCCGCACTCAAAAATACCGGGTTCCACTTCCCAGCAAAAAAAATCACCGTTAATTTGGCCCCGGCCGGATTGAAAAAAGAAGGAGCAGGACTTGAGTTGGGAATTGCCATTGGCATTTTGGTAGCTGAAGGCGTCCTGTCCCAGGAAGAGGTCATGTCCTACATTTTTGTCGGTGAACTGGCGCTGGATGGCAGAATCAAAGCAGTTCCCGGAGCGCTGTCCATGGCCATTGCCACCCATCACCCCTTTTCATTAATTCTACCGCACGACAATGCCTCGCAGGCTGCCGTGGTCGACCATGCCACCGTGTTTGGCGTCTCCACCCTCCCTCAGGTGGTGGAATTTCTTCAGGGGTCCCTCACCTTCCTTCCTGCAAAAAATACCTTCTCTATTGGGCAAGCCGGCCCCTCCTCTATCGAGGAAGACTTTGCCGATGTGGTGGGACAATATCAGGCCAAACGTGCCCTGGAGGTGGCTGCGGCAGGCGGGCACAATCTTCTGATGGTGGGACCACCAGGATCAGGAAAAACCATGTTAGCCCAACGGTTAACAGGTATTCTTCCACCCATGAGCTTTCAGGAATGTTTGGAAGCCAGTCAGGTCCACAGTGTAGCGGGAAACCTTCCACCTCATGCGGCCCTCCTTGCCAATCGCCCCTTTCGGGCTCCCCATCACACCATTTCAGAAGCTGGCCTCGTTGGAGGAGGATCCATCCCCCGTCCCGGAGAAGTCTCTCTGGCACATCATGGCGTCCTCTTTTTAGATGAGGCCTTGGAATTTAAGCGGTCGCTCTTGGATAGCTTGCGCCAGCCACTGGAAAATGGAACCGTCACACTGACCCGCGCCCATGCCAGCCTAACCTTTCCAGCCAGACTCATGTTGATCGTCGCGATGAATCCCTGCCCATGCGGGTATTGCGGAGACCCCACCCATGAATGCGTGTGTACGCCCTATCACATTCAACGGTATCGAAGCCGTCTGTCCGGCCCGCTCCTCGACCGACTGGATATCCACATCGAAGTTCCTGCCGTCCCGGTGAAAGAACTATCGGGCAGGACAATCGGTGAATCCTCTTCGAAAATTCGAGACAGGGTGATCCGGGCACGACATCGTCAAATCGACCGGTACCGCGCCGAGCACACCCTAAACAATGCACAGCTCAAGCCTCGCTTGCTCAAAAAATATTGCCAATTGGATCAAGCCGGGAACACACTGTTGGATCAAGCCGTCACCCGCCTGGGATTGTCCGCGCGGGCGTATGGCAGGATTTTACGTGTGGCCCGAACTATTGCCGACTTAGGAGAATCGGTTATGATTTCATCCACACATGTTGCTGAAGCGATTCAGTACCGAACATTAGATCGACCTATTCTGGCATAA
- a CDS encoding protein kinase has product MNTQLLPGKIEIQGEIAKGQTGTIYYGYDLELRQEMAIKVYHTHINGRLIRGRAFIEKAQSLLRLEHPNLIKIFKVEEQDGTPIVCMEFFDAPSLQHVIQSEGPLSVEKMLMLAREIAEVLVHIHFQGIIHGTLHPGHVLVGPQGQIKVMDLGLSWILMDILKNCDAELLRPLPYLLPETAKSELLTLGSDLYCLGFMMYDMLTTRVPYSGLPKTSIMGKLAFDQADPVFDFPDHVPKAICELIRQMTRNQSSQRLQDATHVLTILNQQLAKFAPDVLKPPVAPAEPQPTPEIQTTKVEAPSLPPQAPVSVPSSNQPPAVTRPKHSTDYQGIHQAKTRKKLGVTIGISLFLLLGGTMGYIYKEKLGIPFLTSPEFRVPEQPRINEPAPSVPPVDPFRTITPGPQISSPPHSSQAEEPRLNTNDTSKGDPSIRTTPPMPTPVVTKDHPLQPDVSQHSGTPLPSTPERTRTQPQNLSPQPKPEAKPVTAQPHSLPPQDNFTIGNPPLLKKPTTPVTLPESTPRPPAIVSETDQAGVPPDPDKHSSHSKESSEVSHTGPQPIQDSALSPNAESLDNVESKELKDILDSVQSPETAPIVPKDGPGTLLPSAPNSPSLPPSPKLPALPSPVSPP; this is encoded by the coding sequence ATGAATACACAGCTTTTGCCGGGAAAAATTGAAATACAAGGAGAAATAGCCAAAGGCCAAACCGGGACTATTTACTATGGGTATGATCTCGAACTTCGGCAGGAAATGGCGATTAAGGTTTATCATACCCATATCAATGGTCGGCTCATTCGCGGAAGAGCCTTCATCGAAAAAGCCCAATCGCTCCTTCGATTGGAGCATCCCAATCTCATTAAAATCTTCAAAGTGGAAGAGCAGGACGGCACACCTATCGTCTGCATGGAATTCTTTGACGCTCCCAGTCTCCAACACGTCATTCAGAGTGAGGGGCCTCTTTCAGTCGAAAAGATGCTCATGCTGGCTCGTGAAATTGCGGAAGTGTTAGTTCATATCCACTTTCAAGGGATCATTCACGGCACACTCCATCCAGGTCATGTCCTGGTCGGCCCTCAAGGCCAGATCAAAGTCATGGACCTCGGATTATCCTGGATCCTGATGGACATCCTAAAAAACTGTGATGCTGAGTTACTCAGACCATTACCCTACCTGCTCCCGGAAACTGCCAAAAGCGAACTCCTGACCCTCGGCAGCGATTTGTACTGTTTGGGATTCATGATGTACGACATGCTCACTACGCGAGTGCCCTATTCAGGTCTCCCAAAAACATCGATTATGGGAAAACTGGCTTTCGACCAGGCTGACCCAGTGTTTGACTTCCCGGACCATGTCCCAAAAGCCATCTGCGAGCTTATCCGCCAAATGACCCGGAATCAGTCCTCACAGCGACTTCAAGATGCCACCCATGTTCTCACGATTTTGAATCAGCAATTGGCAAAATTTGCCCCTGACGTTTTGAAGCCCCCAGTGGCCCCTGCAGAACCTCAACCAACGCCAGAAATCCAAACAACCAAGGTAGAGGCACCGAGCCTTCCACCACAGGCACCAGTATCAGTACCCTCTTCAAACCAACCGCCTGCCGTGACCCGGCCGAAACACTCTACCGACTATCAAGGAATACACCAAGCCAAGACGAGAAAAAAATTAGGCGTAACGATTGGAATCAGCTTGTTCCTTTTGCTTGGTGGCACCATGGGTTATATCTACAAGGAAAAGCTCGGCATCCCGTTTCTTACATCCCCTGAATTCAGGGTCCCAGAGCAGCCACGAATCAACGAACCGGCCCCTTCAGTTCCTCCAGTTGACCCGTTCAGGACCATAACCCCTGGACCCCAAATTTCTTCTCCACCCCATTCCTCACAGGCGGAGGAGCCGCGCCTAAATACCAATGACACATCAAAAGGCGATCCCTCAATCAGGACCACACCACCAATGCCGACACCCGTGGTGACAAAGGATCACCCATTGCAACCTGATGTATCACAACACTCAGGAACGCCATTGCCTTCCACACCGGAACGCACAAGGACACAACCTCAGAACTTGAGCCCGCAACCCAAACCCGAAGCCAAACCAGTTACGGCTCAACCTCACTCGTTGCCACCCCAAGACAATTTCACGATTGGCAATCCACCATTGCTCAAGAAACCGACAACTCCGGTCACCCTACCCGAGTCCACACCAAGGCCTCCAGCAATCGTGTCGGAAACTGATCAGGCGGGTGTCCCCCCAGACCCTGATAAACATTCTTCACACTCTAAAGAGTCGTCAGAGGTTTCCCACACGGGACCCCAACCCATACAGGACTCGGCTCTCTCCCCGAACGCAGAATCGCTGGACAACGTTGAAAGCAAGGAACTTAAAGACATATTGGATTCGGTGCAGAGCCCTGAGACCGCACCCATAGTTCCAAAAGATGGACCAGGCACTTTACTTCCATCTGCTCCAAATTCACCGTCCCTTCCCCCTTCACCGAAACTCCCGGCTCTTCCGTCACCAGTATCTCCCCCATAA
- the bioF gene encoding 8-amino-7-oxononanoate synthase, which translates to MFKEELQTRAQQHLLRELSLINSPSNPVISVEGREVLLFASNNYLGLANHPKVKEAAVNAIEKFGVGSGASRLISGTITPHHVLERELGSFKNAEAALTFSSGYATNIGVIPNLATADSLILADRLCHASLIDGCRLSRATLRVFHHNDVGHLKRLLSGPRSRASTLILTEGVFSMDGDVAPLPEIAQLAEEYGAILLIDDAHGTGVMGATGRGTVEHFGLDPRRILQMGTLSKALGGSGGFVAGPKDFVAYLVNTARSFIYSTAPPPAIAAAASAALTVIQEEPQRRAKLWRNREFLHHGLVTMGFELTNTQSPILPIMVNDPELGVQMSQHLRAEGVWIPAVRPPTVPKGTSRLRITVTADHSPEHLETALRALRKVGTAFKVL; encoded by the coding sequence ATGTTCAAAGAAGAGCTTCAGACCCGAGCGCAACAACACCTCCTGAGGGAATTATCTCTCATCAACTCCCCCTCGAATCCGGTTATTTCAGTGGAAGGGCGGGAAGTCCTCCTTTTTGCCTCCAATAACTATCTTGGACTGGCCAACCATCCAAAGGTAAAAGAGGCCGCCGTGAATGCCATCGAAAAATTTGGGGTAGGATCTGGAGCCTCTAGATTAATTTCCGGCACCATCACTCCTCATCACGTATTAGAAAGGGAATTGGGCAGTTTTAAAAACGCAGAAGCGGCTCTCACCTTTTCTTCAGGATACGCCACCAATATAGGAGTTATCCCGAATCTTGCCACGGCGGACAGCCTGATTTTGGCGGATCGACTCTGCCATGCCAGCCTGATTGATGGTTGCCGTCTCAGCCGGGCCACATTGCGCGTCTTCCACCATAATGACGTTGGCCATCTCAAGCGCCTTCTGTCCGGACCACGTTCCCGAGCCTCGACGCTCATTCTAACTGAAGGGGTGTTTAGTATGGATGGAGATGTGGCTCCGCTGCCTGAGATAGCCCAATTGGCAGAAGAGTATGGTGCCATCCTGCTCATTGATGACGCACATGGTACAGGGGTCATGGGCGCAACCGGTCGAGGCACGGTGGAACATTTTGGGTTAGACCCCCGCCGCATCCTGCAGATGGGTACCCTCAGTAAAGCTCTTGGGGGTAGTGGCGGATTTGTCGCCGGGCCGAAAGATTTCGTGGCCTATCTGGTCAATACCGCACGATCATTTATCTATAGCACTGCCCCGCCACCAGCCATCGCCGCAGCAGCGAGTGCAGCCCTGACAGTCATTCAAGAAGAACCGCAACGAAGGGCAAAACTCTGGCGCAATCGGGAATTTTTGCATCACGGCTTAGTAACCATGGGATTTGAACTGACCAACACCCAGAGCCCTATTCTCCCTATCATGGTGAACGACCCGGAACTCGGAGTCCAAATGAGCCAACATCTACGAGCAGAAGGAGTGTGGATTCCTGCTGTCCGCCCCCCTACGGTGCCTAAAGGGACCAGCCGCCTCAGAATCACGGTCACAGCTGACCATTCGCCAGAGCATCTCGAAACTGCCCTCCGGGCATTACGGAAAGTGGGAACAGCCTTTAAGGTTCTCTGA